The proteins below come from a single Pleuronectes platessa chromosome 3, fPlePla1.1, whole genome shotgun sequence genomic window:
- the LOC128436773 gene encoding uncharacterized protein LOC128436773, which translates to MSANLLIIIKKLPYRLRDKWRSVACDFQERYNQRATFRDLVNYLEKQVRIATDPVFGDIRDTPTPSKDGRGFMSKPPHPKIKGSTFATTVTVAHEKNGNGPRKMESWPAVKRCLFCGGGHALEVCFLLEKKAHHEKITFLKENGACFGCLQKGHMSKDCRKRLSCNICNLKHPQMLHIHQRRFEMDKHQAQTKEEADIRAIASVQTSGLTGAGEDNCKLSIVPVKVKAKKGNTTVHTYAFLDPGSTASFCTLGLMNKLNLQGRKSNILLRTMGQRKVVETSIVSGLEVTGLHGTDFCDLPCVYTQKTMPVHKGNIPHQNDINQWHHLKNIHLPELDCEIELLIGSDVPKALEPLQVIRSVGDGPYAVKTMLGWTVNGPLGRKEDERKPEEAVERLAEQKRRQDEEERKRIEEEKVRREEEQRLRSQEEALERLAEEKRRQAEERKRIEEEEKVRREEEQMILRKRQEEEEQVRREEQQQRERLEEEKKRREEQERKRVEEERIRMEEERVQEDRRREESIRRQEEECRLAQEKRKEEERIIEEEKVRRREVEECEAKRKLQDQEKKQQEERIWKRWIKEYLPQLQERQKWSNIRRNFTPGDIVIIVDDSAPRNSWLTGRIVETIMDKKGLVRQLRIKSKTGFLTRPITKVCLLLEAADH; encoded by the coding sequence ATGTCTGCTAACCTGCTAATTATAATTAAGAAGCTGCCATATCGACTGAGGGATAAATGGAGATCTGTGGCatgtgattttcaggaaagGTACAACCAAAGAGCTACCTTCAGGGATCTGGTAAATTACCTTGAAAAACAGGTGAGGATTGCAACTGATCCAGTATTTGGAGACATCAGAGACACTCCCACACCAAGCAAGGATGGAAGAGGTTTTATGTCAAAACCACCTCATCCAAAAATCAAAGGAAGTACATTTGCAACCACTGTGACAGttgcacatgagaaaaatggaaatggacctaggaaaatggagagttggccggctgtaaaaaggtgtttgttctgtggaggtggacatgctttggaggtgtgtttcctattggaaaagaaagcacatcatgagaaaatcactttccttaaagaaaatggagcctgctttggttgtctgcagaaaggacacatgagcaaggactgcaggaagcgactcagctgcaacatatgcaatttgaagcatcctcagatgctgcatatccaccaaagaagatttgaaatggacaaacatcaagctcaaacaaaggaagaagcTGACATCAGAGCCATAGCCTCGGTACAGACAAGTGGTCTTACTGGGGCCGGTGAAGACAATTGCAAACTCTCCATAGTGCCTGTGAAAGTAAAGGccaagaaggggaatacaacagTGCATACATATGCATTCCTTGACCCGGGAAGCACTGCGTCATTTTGCACATTGGGGCTAATGAATAAACTCAATCTCCagggaagaaaatcaaatattcttctgagaacAATGGGTCAAAGGAAGGTCGTTGAAACCAGCATTGTTTCAGGCCTAGAGGTTACAGGACTTCATGGCACTGATTTCTGTGATCTCCCATGTGTGTACACTCAGAAGACTATGCCTGTGCACAAAGGGAACATCCcacatcaaaatgacatcaatcagtggcatcatttaaagaatattcactTACCTGAACTGGACTGTGAGATTGAGTTGCTGATTGGCTCCGATGTACCAAAGGCTCTGGAACCACTTCAAGTCATCAGGAGTGTGGGAGATGGACCATATGCCGTCAAAACAATGCTCGGCTGGACAGTTAACGGACCtctgggaagaaaagaagatgaaaggaaaccagaagaagctgttgagagactggctgagcagaaaaggagacaagatgaggaagaaagaaaaaggattgaagaagagaaggttagacgagaggaagagcagaggttgaggagccaagaagaagctcttgagaggttggctgaggagaagcggaggcaggctgaagaaagaaaaaggattgaagaagaagagaaagttagacgggaggaagagcaaatgattttgaggaagagacaagaagaggaggagcaggttaggagagaagaacaacaacagcgtgagagactagaggaggaaaagaagagacgagaggaacaagaaagaaagagagttgaggaggaaaggattaggatggaggaagagagggtccaggaagacaggaggagagaagagagtatcaggagacaagaggaagagtgtAGGTTAgcccaggaaaagagaaaggaagaagaaagaataattgaggaagagaaagtgagaagacgGGAGGTGGAAGAATGTGAGGCAAAGAGGAAACTACAGGATCAAGAAAAGAAGCAACAGGAGGAAAGGATTTGGAAAAGGTGGATTAAGGAGTATCTTCCCCAACTGCAAGAACGACAGAAATGGTCCAACATAAGACGCAACTTCACACCAGGAGACATCGTCATCATTGTGGATGATTCAGCGCCTCGCAACTCTTGGTTGACTGGAAGGATTGTGGAGACCATTATGGACAAAAAGGGACTTGTACGTCAGCTACGGATCAAGTCAAAGACCGGATTTCTGACCAGGCCCATCACCAAAGTCTGCCTACTACTGGAGGCAGCGGATCATTGA